Within Pseudomonas tructae, the genomic segment CAGGGCGCCATCGAGCGCCGCAGGTGTGCTGATGGTCCGCCAGTCGCTGGTGCTGCCGGCCTGGGTAGTGCCAGCGCTGCCGGCGATGTTGGCCTGGGGCAGCGGACGCAGCGGATCGCTCTGGCCGCTGAGGGCGCCATACCAGCAGGCCAGAGCATAGAACAGCAGGGCCAGGCCGAGCAGTTGTGCCAGGCGCTGGCGGCTGGTTTTTACAGTGAACTCCAGAGCGCCGAGGAACACGGCGGTACCGGCCGCCAGCAGGCCGACCAGCAACAGCGTGACCTGGCCCGGCAACACACGGCTGAGCAGGCCGATGGCCAGGCCCAGCAGCAACACACCGATGGCGTTTTTCACGGTCACCAGCCACGGCCCGCTTTTCGGCAACCAGGCCGCGCCACCGGTGGCGATCAGCAGCAGTGGTGCGCCCATGCCCAGGCCCAGGGCGAACAGCTTCAGCGCACCGCCCAGGGCATCACCGCTGGCACTGATGTATAGCAAGGCGCCGGCCAGGGGGGCCGACACGCAGGGTGACACCAGCAGGCTGGAAAACACCCCGAGGATTGCCGCACCGATCAGCGAGCCGCCTTTGGTCTGGCCAACCAGGCGCTCCAGGCGGCTGCTCAGAGCATGAGGCAGTTTGAGCTCGAACAGGCCGAACATGGCCAGGGCGAACAGCACGAAGAACAGCGCGAACGGCACCAGCACCCAGGCCGACTGCAGGCGCGCCTGCAGGTTCAGGCCTGCGCCGAACAGGCCCATCAAGGCGCCGAGCAGGGCGAAACAGGCGGCCATCGGCAGCACATAGGCCAGCGACAGAGCGAAGCCGCGCAGGCCGCCGACCTGGCCGCGCAAGACAACGCCGGAGAGGATCGGCAGCATGGGTAGCACGCAAGGCGTGAAAGTCAGGCCGACGCCTGCGAGGAAGAACAGCAGCAAGCCTTTCCAGTCCCAGCCGGCCTCGGTGCTTGCTGGCGTCTTGCTGGTGACGCCGTCGATGCTCAGTCGTGCGGTTTCTGGCGGGTAGCACAGGCCCTTGTCGGCGCAGCCCTGGTAACCGACCAGCAGGGTGTAGGCGCGTGTTTCGTTGGCCGGGCGGGGAATCTCGATGTCGAGGATGCCGTGGTAGACCTCGACGTCACCGAAGAACTCGTCGTGCTTGGCTTCACCGGGCGGGATCTGCGCCGTGCCCAGGGTGATGTCGGCAGGTTCGCTGCGAAACTGGAAACGGTGGCGATACAGGTAGTAGCCGTCGGCAGCGACGAAGCGCAGCTTCAGGGTTTGCCCCTCATCCTGCACCAGGCTCAGTTTGAAGGCTTCGTGCACCGGCAGGAACTCGGCGCTGTTGCTCAGCGACGCGGCGCCCAGGGTGGCACTGGGGCGATTGTCGAGCAGGCCGGCGCCGACGGCGGGCAAGGCCAGGAACAGAAACAGAAGGCAAAGCAGGCGGCGCATGACGATCTCGCTGTGCAAAAGTGCCTGCATGATAACGGACTTTGGGCTTATTCGCGGCCAT encodes:
- a CDS encoding protein-disulfide reductase DsbD, with protein sequence MRRLLCLLFLFLALPAVGAGLLDNRPSATLGAASLSNSAEFLPVHEAFKLSLVQDEGQTLKLRFVAADGYYLYRHRFQFRSEPADITLGTAQIPPGEAKHDEFFGDVEVYHGILDIEIPRPANETRAYTLLVGYQGCADKGLCYPPETARLSIDGVTSKTPASTEAGWDWKGLLLFFLAGVGLTFTPCVLPMLPILSGVVLRGQVGGLRGFALSLAYVLPMAACFALLGALMGLFGAGLNLQARLQSAWVLVPFALFFVLFALAMFGLFELKLPHALSSRLERLVGQTKGGSLIGAAILGVFSSLLVSPCVSAPLAGALLYISASGDALGGALKLFALGLGMGAPLLLIATGGAAWLPKSGPWLVTVKNAIGVLLLGLAIGLLSRVLPGQVTLLLVGLLAAGTAVFLGALEFTVKTSRQRLAQLLGLALLFYALACWYGALSGQSDPLRPLPQANIAGSAGTTQAGSTSDWRTISTPAALDGALAAAKAAGQPVLLDWYADWCISCKVIEHEVLNAPAVQPQLKDYKLLRFDITQSNAEQRALLDRYQLFGPPALLFFAANGSEIRADRLVGEINAGEFAAHLTRIRADLGL